Proteins from a genomic interval of Hornefia porci:
- the greA gene encoding transcription elongation factor GreA: MSDEVLLTQEGYDKLEAERDELVSVKRKEVSERLKEAISYGDLSENAEYDAAKNEQAELEERIHKLETMMRNAKIINENDVKGDKVNVGLKVSVKDEDTGETMEFVIVGSTEADPFAEPAKISNDSAVGAGLLGKKKGETAEIPVPDGILHYTVEEISKL, translated from the coding sequence ATGTCAGATGAAGTACTGTTGACCCAGGAGGGTTATGACAAGCTGGAGGCTGAGCGGGACGAACTTGTGTCGGTAAAGCGCAAGGAAGTTTCGGAAAGGCTGAAAGAAGCCATTTCTTATGGAGACCTGTCGGAGAACGCCGAGTACGATGCGGCGAAGAACGAGCAGGCCGAGCTTGAGGAGCGAATCCATAAGCTGGAGACGATGATGCGGAACGCCAAGATCATCAATGAGAATGATGTGAAGGGCGATAAGGTCAACGTCGGCCTGAAGGTCAGCGTGAAGGATGAGGATACCGGAGAAACGATGGAATTCGTGATCGTCGGTTCAACGGAGGCTGATCCGTTCGCAGAGCCGGCGAAAATCTCCAACGACTCCGCGGTGGGAGCCGGACTTCTGGGCAAGAAGAAGGGCGAAACTGCAGAGATTCCGGTTCCGGACGGCATTCTTCATTATACAGTAGAGGAAATTTCAAAGCTGTAA